From a region of the Betta splendens chromosome 5, fBetSpl5.4, whole genome shotgun sequence genome:
- the LOC114855419 gene encoding adenosine receptor A1-like, which produces ISVMNALFTLVEVLVAVSCCLGNILVIWAVLISRSMRQPTFSLIVSLAVADFMVGCVAIPLAVVVDGRVKTTFHGCLFISCVIILFTLVSVLCLVAIAVDRYLRVYFPLRYKRSVTQRHSCFAVAACWLVAIPLSFAPMFGWYNHETLSNTGNSTFTCKFIAVIPMTYLVYFSFFFCNLTSLLVMTVLYACVFYTIQRRLRDKPGNRTQTQSQNYLDKEKQLAGSLALVLVLFSLSWLPLHVMNCISFFGEPNVVPPTAFYVGILLSHANSAVNPVIYAFKVQKIREAYLKIWRRYITRRRENGNSGTSQGTDNSLDNQ; this is translated from the exons ATATCAGTGATGAACGCGTTGTTCACATTGGTGGAGGTGCTGGTGGCCGTGAGCTGCTGTCTGGGTAACATCTTGGTTATCTGGGCAGTGCTGATCAGCAGAAGCATGCGACAGCCCACCTTCAGTCTCATCGTCTCTCTGGCTGTGGCCGACTTCATGGTGGGCTGCGTGGCCATACCGCTGGCTGTGGTGGTGGACGGACGGGTCAAGACCACGTTTCACGGCTGCCTCTTCATCAGCTGCGTCATCATCCTCTTCACCTTGGTCTCCGTTTTGTGTCTCGTGGCTATTGCAGTGGATCGTTACCTCCGGGTGTATTTTCCACTCAG GTACAAACGCTCTGTCACACAGAGACATTCCTGCTTTGCAGTAGCAGCATGTTGGCTTGTTGCGATCCCACTGAGTTTTGCTCCCATGTTTGGATGGTACAACCATGAAACCTTGTCTAACACAGGCAACTCTACTTTCACCTGCAAGTTTATAGCGGTGATCCCCATGACTTACCTGGTTtacttcagctttttcttctgCAACCTGACATCTTTGCTGGTGATGACTGTTTTGTACGCCTGTGTGTTCTACACCATTCAACGGAGGCTTCGAGACAAACCAGGAAACAGAACTCAGACACAGTCTCAGAACTACCTAGATAAAGAGAAGCAGCTTGCTGggtctctggctctggttttggttctgttttcaTTGTCCTGGCTCCCTCTGCACGTAATGAACTGCATTTCTTTCTTTGGTGAACCCAATGTTGTCCCACCAACAGCTTTCTATGTTGGCATCCTGCTCTCACATGCAAACTCAGCTGTAAACCCAGTTATTTATGCTTTCAAAGTACAAAAGATAAGGGAGGCATACCTGAAGATATGGAGACGTTACATTACACGTAGGCGGGAGAATGGAAACTCCGGCACAAGCCAGGGGACGGACAACAGTCTCGACAATCAGTGA